Proteins co-encoded in one Deinococcus sp. Leaf326 genomic window:
- a CDS encoding transposase — protein MKGKRYTEQQILSILEQVDRGQSLAEMTRIHGIAVSTIHRWKAKYGGMTKDETKRFRLLEEENRRLKKLVADLSLDNQVLKEVVAKKW, from the coding sequence ATGAAAGGAAAACGGTACACCGAGCAGCAGATTCTAAGCATTCTTGAACAGGTCGATAGAGGTCAGTCTCTGGCTGAGATGACGCGAATCCATGGCATCGCGGTCAGTACCATCCACCGCTGGAAGGCAAAGTACGGCGGAATGACGAAGGACGAAACCAAAAGGTTTCGTCTCCTGGAGGAAGAAAATCGCCGCCTGAAGAAGCTGGTGGCGGACCTGTCCCTCGACAACCAGGTGCTCAAGGAAGTGGTCGCAAAAAAATGGTGA
- a CDS encoding IS3 family transposase, translating into MVNPDATPQSQTPLKRQMVGXVRQRFGVTERRACRQLGFWRSTQRHNSPGEEKDEALKTRLRVLALERPRFGYRRLHVLLKREGQLVNHNRVYRIYRAEGLAVRRKARKKLAAGERMQKPAVSAANQRWSMDFMSDQLASGQRFRLLNVVDDFTRECLVMHVGTSITGADVARLLTTVLAEXAQPAMIVTDNGPEFISKALDQWAHERGIIQHFNRPGKPVENLHWFQTLSQARLIVAAWHQDYTEVRPHSSLEDRSPNEYARLXQAG; encoded by the coding sequence ATGGTGAACCCCGATGCAACGCCACAGTCCCAGACGCCTTTGAAACGGCAGATGGTGGGCYTTGTACGGCAGCGCTTTGGGGTGACGGAACGGCGRGCTTGCCGTCAGCTGGGCTTCTGGCGCTCCACTCAAAGGCACAACAGCCCTGGAGAGGAAAAAGACGAGGCCCTGAAGACCCGTCTACGCGTCCTGGCCTTAGAACGACCGCGCTTCGGCTACCGTCGCCTGCACGTCCTGCTCAAACGAGAAGGGCAACTGGTGAACCACAACCGGGTGTACCGGATCTACCGAGCCGAGGGGCTGGCGGTGCGACGCAAGGCCCGGAAGAAGCTGGCCGCTGGTGAGCGGATGCAGAAACCAGCGGTTTCTGCGGCCAATCAGCGCTGGAGTATGGATTTCATGTCTGATCAGCTTGCCTCAGGTCAGCGGTTTCGCCTCCTGAACGTCGTAGACGACTTCACGCGGGAGTGCTTGGTCATGCATGTCGGCACCTCGATCACRGGTGCAGATGTCGCCCGGTTGCTGACAACGGTGCTGGCTGAGCRYGCTCAGCCAGCGATGATCGTCACCGACAACGGCCCAGAATTCATCAGCAAGGCTTTGGATCAGTGGGCCCACGAGCGCGGCATCATTCAGCACTTCAACCGGCCCGGAAAGCCTGTCGAGAACCTCCACTGGTTCCAGACCCTGTCACAGGCCCGCCTGATCGTGGCTGCCTGGCACCAGGACTACACTGAGGTTCGCCCACACAGCTCTC